The Sulfurimonas hongkongensis genomic interval TTGGTTTTTTCATAAACTCTCAAGGTGGTCCATATCCATATAGACTAAAAGTTCGTGCTCCATCTTTTTGGCATACAGGAGTTTTAACAGATTTAATTCCAGGTCACTACATTCCAGATGTTGTCTCTATTATTGGTACTACAAATATAGTTTTTGGAGAAGTTGACCGATGATAAATTTAAATAATTTTTTTCTCATCGCTAGATGTAGCTTTAGTGAGGGGGATTTTACAAAGAATTCACTTCTTTGTAAAAGGAGACAAATATGAAAAGATATGATTTAAGACACTTAAAGTCAGAGTTTGAACCTAGAATGAAAGAGATTTTAGAAACTCATGGTGCTGGTGAAGTTGCAATATTTTTATTTGAGATAGGTGATTTCTCGCCTATTCAAAAATCAGCGGATTTGGTAAAGAAAAGCGGATATGAGTTGATGAACTCTTTAAAGTTTAACGAAGTCGATTGGACTATCGTGGCTAAAAAAGTTTAGGGATTTATTTTGAGTAAAGTATATTTTTCTACTTGGAACGGTGAACTGGTTAATAATGTCGGCAAGCCACAAGAAGAGTGGGAAGAGTCAGCGTATAATCTACCTGCAACTTATGATGACCACCGCGAGTCTAAAGCTTTTATAGGTTGGGATGGAGTTTCACTCTTTAACGCGGATGTTGATGTTATCCGTTTGTGTATGGAGTACGCTGCACAGTATCAAGTATATTCTGAGGCTTGTGGAAGATGTGCACCTGGGAGATGGGGTGGTAGAATTCTTTACGACCAGCTAGATAAAATCGCTCGTGGAGAGGGAACTCTAAGCGATATGGAACATCTCAAAGAGATTGGCAAGAGTATGCAGATCACCTCAAAATGTGAGATTGGAAAAACTGTTCCAAATCCTATCATTGATTTGATGACTCATTTTGAAGATGTTTTTATGGAGTGCATAAAGAGCCAAAAACCATCTAAACACTACAATGAGGATGTTAGTTATATCGCAAAAATAACTGCACCTTGTACTGATATGTGTCCAGCTCATGTTGATATTCCAGCTTATATAGAGGGTGTTAGAGATTTAAGATTTGATGACTCACTTGAAGCTACCAGACAGACTATGCCACTAGCTCATGTTTGTGGACGCGTCTGTCCTCATCCATGTGAAGATGCTTGTAGAAGAACAAATCTTGATGAGCCTATATCTATCATGGAGTTAAAACGTCTTGGAGCTGACTATGAAACAGATCATGGCTTTGGCTTTTTTCATCCGATAGAGAAAAAACCTAAAAATGGCAAAAGAGTAGCAGTTATAGGTGCTGGTCCTGCTGGGCTTACAAATGCTTACTATCTTGCAGCCGAGGGTGTTGAAGTTGATGTTTATGAAGAGCTTCCAGTTCTAGGTGGTGAAGTTGCAGTCGGTGTTCCTGAGTATAGAATGCCTGTAGATAAGTATAATCAAGACATTGAATGCGTTAGAGATATGGGTGTAAACTTCATAACCAATAGCAAAATTAATGCAGATGATATGAGACGCTTTGAGAGCGAGTACGATGCTACCATGATTGCAACTGGTACTCGCATCTCAAAAAAAGTTCGATGTGACAATGAGAGACCTGAGATAAAAGGTTATTGGTCTGCTATTGAGATGCTAGACCAAATCAACCTTTGGGATAAGTATGAGATAGGACAAAAAGTAGATCTAACTGGCAAAACTGTTGTCTGCGTTGGTGGTGGATTTACTTCTATGGACGTTGTTCGTTGTGCCATTCGTGCAAATGCTAAAAAGGTCTATATGATTTATCGTCGTGATGAAGAAACTATTATCAAAAATACAACTTATGAAGAGTACCATGAAGCAGTGGAAGAGGGTGTTGAATTTTTGTTTCACTCAGCAGTTAATACTATGGTTGATGAAGAAGATGTTTTAAAATCACTCCTGATAGATAAATTTGAATTAGTTCCAAATCCAGATGGTGGTCGTGCACAGTTAGTCAAAATTGAAGGTGCATCTTACAGCATCGAGACTGACTATATAATCCCAGCTGTTTCTCAATCGGCTGACTTAGAGTTACTCCCAAAAGAGTGGGAGCTTGAGATGACTTCTTGGGGAACACTTAAAACAAATGGCAGGGACTATATGACATCAAAAAGAGGTGTTTTTGCATCAGGAGATTGTGAGTATGGTCCTATGACTATTGTAAATGCAGTAGGTCAGGCAAAACGAGCTGCATCTGTTATGAGTAGATACTTGCAAAGTGGAGAGATTACTCTAAGCGATGATGAGATTATGGAAGACCATCTTCGCAAACTTAAGGTTTATGACAAAAAAGAAAAAATAGTAGGCTGGCTTCCAGGGCTACCTAGACAAAATAGTGAAAAATTAGCCGTTGATATTCGCAAAGACAATAACAAAGAGGTAAATCTAGGGTTTACTCAAGAAGAAGCGATGAGTGAAGCTGATCGCTGTATGCGTTGCTACTATATAGCAATGGTAGCAACATGAAGTGGAGGGATATATGAGTAATTTAATTAACTTTAAAATTGATGGTATCTCTGTAGAAGCAAAGAGAGGCGAGACTATTTTGACTGTAGCTCGCAAAAATGAGATCTACATCCCGACTATGTGCTATATCTCAAAAACCTCACCATGCGCATCTTGTCGTATGTGTGTAGTTGAAGCTAAGGGGATTGATGGTTTCGTTCTCTCTTGTAACACTCCTCCGACTGAGGGCATTGAGATAACAACAAACACTCCAGCGTTAGAGCTTGAGAGAACAAATATCATGAAACTCTACGATGTAAATCATCCGCTAGAATGTGGTGTTTGTGATAAATCGGGCGAGTGTGATCTGCAAAATAAGACTTTAGAGTTTGGAGTAAGTAGACAAAATTTCTCAGCTCGTGACCAATTTCGTGAGACTAAAGATTGGGGACTCATTGGTTATGAGGCATCTCTATGCATTTTGTGTGAAAAGTGCGTTCATGTTTGTAATGAAGTAATCGGAGATGATGCAATAGAAGTCAAGTTTGGTGGTTATAGTTCAGTTATAATCCCTAAAAATTCTGAGGTTCTTGATTGTACTTTTTGTGGAGAGTGTATAGCAGTTTGCCCTGTTGGAGCACTTGTTAGCTCAAACTTTAAGTATAGTGCAAATGCTTGGGAGTTAAGTCGTGTACCTGCTACTTGTGCTCACTGCTCTGGCGGTTGCCCTTTAGAGTATGAGACAAGACACACATCAATAAATGGAGATGATTCTATCTATAGAGTAAAAAATAACTTTGAATTTACATCACTTTGTGGTGCAGGAAGGTTTGGTTTTGATTTTGATAACAAAAACGTTAGTGATAAGGAAGCATTTTTAAGAGCAAAAGAGGCTCTCATGAGTGCTAAAGCGATTCGTTTTTCATCTATGATTACAAATGAAGAGGCTCATATCTTAAATCTTTTAAAACAAAAGCTAGGGCTTAAGCTTTTCAATGAAGATGCTAGAAAATATCAAGAGTTTATGCACTCTTATAGCTCTCTTAGCTCAAAACTTCATCATAGTGGTTCATTAGATGCCATAAAACAAGCAGATGCAGCTATAGTTATAGGAACTAAAATAGCAACTGACAACCCAGCTGTAAGATATGCACTAACTACTGCAGCAAGGCATAATGGTGCAAAAATAGTCTATGCTCATCCTATAGAAGATGCACTTATGCAAAACACCATCACCCAACTTATGAAGTATGAGGTTGGAACTGAAGAGGGTGTGATGGCTCTTTTGGCAAATGCGATACTTGCAGATGCGGATCTCAGTGAGAGTGAGAGAGGATTCTTTAATGACTTAGATCTTGGTTATTTGGGTGCAGAGAGTAATATTGGAGAAGAAGAGCTTGAGTTTATGATGAAATCATTTGCTAGAGCTAAAAATCGTGTGCTAATTGTCGGAGACGATATTATCTCACATAAGCGGTCAAAAAACATAGCAAAACTAGCAGCGATCATAGAAAAATATAGTACTTTTTCTTTAGTTGTAGTACCAAATGAAGTTAATACCCTTGGAGTCTCTTT includes:
- a CDS encoding NADH-ubiquinone oxidoreductase subunit E family protein, with the translated sequence MKRYDLRHLKSEFEPRMKEILETHGAGEVAIFLFEIGDFSPIQKSADLVKKSGYELMNSLKFNEVDWTIVAKKV
- a CDS encoding FAD-dependent oxidoreductase, encoding MSKVYFSTWNGELVNNVGKPQEEWEESAYNLPATYDDHRESKAFIGWDGVSLFNADVDVIRLCMEYAAQYQVYSEACGRCAPGRWGGRILYDQLDKIARGEGTLSDMEHLKEIGKSMQITSKCEIGKTVPNPIIDLMTHFEDVFMECIKSQKPSKHYNEDVSYIAKITAPCTDMCPAHVDIPAYIEGVRDLRFDDSLEATRQTMPLAHVCGRVCPHPCEDACRRTNLDEPISIMELKRLGADYETDHGFGFFHPIEKKPKNGKRVAVIGAGPAGLTNAYYLAAEGVEVDVYEELPVLGGEVAVGVPEYRMPVDKYNQDIECVRDMGVNFITNSKINADDMRRFESEYDATMIATGTRISKKVRCDNERPEIKGYWSAIEMLDQINLWDKYEIGQKVDLTGKTVVCVGGGFTSMDVVRCAIRANAKKVYMIYRRDEETIIKNTTYEEYHEAVEEGVEFLFHSAVNTMVDEEDVLKSLLIDKFELVPNPDGGRAQLVKIEGASYSIETDYIIPAVSQSADLELLPKEWELEMTSWGTLKTNGRDYMTSKRGVFASGDCEYGPMTIVNAVGQAKRAASVMSRYLQSGEITLSDDEIMEDHLRKLKVYDKKEKIVGWLPGLPRQNSEKLAVDIRKDNNKEVNLGFTQEEAMSEADRCMRCYYIAMVAT
- a CDS encoding NADH-quinone oxidoreductase subunit G, yielding MSNLINFKIDGISVEAKRGETILTVARKNEIYIPTMCYISKTSPCASCRMCVVEAKGIDGFVLSCNTPPTEGIEITTNTPALELERTNIMKLYDVNHPLECGVCDKSGECDLQNKTLEFGVSRQNFSARDQFRETKDWGLIGYEASLCILCEKCVHVCNEVIGDDAIEVKFGGYSSVIIPKNSEVLDCTFCGECIAVCPVGALVSSNFKYSANAWELSRVPATCAHCSGGCPLEYETRHTSINGDDSIYRVKNNFEFTSLCGAGRFGFDFDNKNVSDKEAFLRAKEALMSAKAIRFSSMITNEEAHILNLLKQKLGLKLFNEDARKYQEFMHSYSSLSSKLHHSGSLDAIKQADAAIVIGTKIATDNPAVRYALTTAARHNGAKIVYAHPIEDALMQNTITQLMKYEVGTEEGVMALLANAILADADLSESERGFFNDLDLGYLGAESNIGEEELEFMMKSFARAKNRVLIVGDDIISHKRSKNIAKLAAIIEKYSTFSLVVVPNEVNTLGVSLICKLDIDEDIDRVVGYNAKADFTISSLEEADFYVPALNQQEGTFVSIDNRVLPTNVALSYAGYTLNDLASACGVKARETIDYTAELSKSAGFKTIEFDELENFLSKDGDDNRGYILDEVVCEAKAELEEIEDLPEFNGTIIYHSNPVLQFNAYTNKTKQLERDTTLRGSAQFAAAAKISDGDKIEITFNSKTLQREFKLDSELKGTIALNPTFDGVLDSSRYRFEKTKIVRVV